In Oncorhynchus clarkii lewisi isolate Uvic-CL-2024 chromosome 2, UVic_Ocla_1.0, whole genome shotgun sequence, one DNA window encodes the following:
- the LOC139379076 gene encoding SPRY domain-containing SOCS box protein 2, whose amino-acid sequence MGLSLSGWLGGIPAKMKKDAPSSSSFLPLSIPTSSRLSLLLNSSPVDPGDPRCRWSPTHCSPHFLLSQCGEEVTRAPTQQISDGARGEKGERGGMHVWEVLWCPTHRGSHAVIGVSTEHCPLQTSGYTALMGGDSQSWGWELTNNQLWHAGQALGRYPGERGVQAEEQSVSPPHPVPERVLLVLDADTGTLGYVVDDCFLGMAFKDLPQGVELFPAISSVRGGAFIRLRYLNGATREPPALMALCGLSIHVSMGKERETQTDRLPLPPPLQRYILPSM is encoded by the exons aTGGGTCTGTCACTGTCTGGATGGCTGGGTGGCATCCCAGCCAAGATGAAGAAGGatgctccctcctcttcctccttcctcccactgtccatccctacctcctcccgcctTTCACTCCTCCTAAACTCCTCTCCCGTTGACCCTGGAGACCCCCGGTGCCGCTGGAGCCCCACACACTGTTCACCTCACTTCCTGCTGTCCCAGTGCGGGGAGGAAGTGACACGCGCACCCACCCAGCAGATCAGCGACGGGGCtcggggggagaagggggaaagGGGAGGAATGCACGTCTGGGAGGTGCTCTGGTGCCCCACCCACAGAGGAAGTCATGCTGTGATTGGTGTATCCACAGAGCACTGCCCGCTACAAACCTCTGGTTACACTGCACTGATGGGCGGAGACTCACAGTCCTGGGGATGGGAACTCACAAACAATCAGCTGTGGCATGCAGGGCAAGCCCTGGGGAGATACCCCGGGGAGAGAGGGGTGCAGGCGGAAGAGCAATCTGTGTCCCCCCCTCACCCTGTCCCGGAGCGCGTGCTGCTGGTTCTGGACGCGGACACAGGAACTCTGGGATATGTAGTAGATGACTGCTTCCTGGGCATGGCCTTTAAGGACCTCCCCCAAGGGGTGGAGCTTTTCCCAGCCATTAGCAGCGTAAGGGGTGGAGCCTTCATACGACTACGCTACCTCAACGGAGCTACCC GTGAGCCTCCTGCACTGATGGCTCTCTGTGGTCTGTCCATCCATGTGTccatggggaaagagagagagactcagacagacagactgcctctgcctcctcctcttcaacGCTACATCCTGCCCAGcatgtga
- the LOC139420546 gene encoding uncharacterized protein, whose protein sequence is MDVVVRHNHRGHQEFAVQAEHLKLPYLGLRLKAQGIHNKYLFKDNIPKYPRPEFWVSQLRHDTNEGGLFGIAVESEGGFCARDREEGPEDPEEGPEGLDLLWWSLSLGAEEMASAEQRLLQTRYPDRTEEQAREQKSFLQRFATSPAFLDTSRLGSYRFTYPLEELLKRYREQLCVGHEPILRVYETVLYKQEVMYSVLVHSHYNNDLFEKYPLLQDNDDGVCAYRDGQIIWRPEAMCETHSFKLVPKPYQNQYVAHLIPDPQKHQFYVWDNIAVAFHMDGSQMLNFDMYNLRGHLRFCEPGTPPISPTCEFTTYEEAKDMVDCYWPYYHTPLF, encoded by the exons ATGGACGTGGTTGTGCGCCATAACCACAGAGGACACCAGGAGTTTGCTGTCCAGGCCGAGCACTTGAAACTGCCGTACCTAGGACTGAGACTGAAAGCTCAGGGCATTCACAACAAGTACCTCTTCAAAGACAACATCCCAAAATACCCAAGGCCAGAGTTCTGGGTTTCCCAGCTCAGACACGACACGAATGAAGGCGGGCTATTTGGCATAGCCGTCGAAAGCGAAGGGGGGTTCTGTGCTAGGGACCGAGAAGAGGGGCCAGAGGACCCAGAAGAGGGGCCAGAGGGTTTGGACCTGCTGTGGTGGAGCTTGTCTTTGGGAGCAGAGGAGATGGCCTCGGCTGAACAACGTCTGCTCCAGACCAGGTACCCTGACAGGACAGAGGAGCAGGCCAGGGAGCAGAAATCCTTCCTGCAGAGGTTCGCCACCTCACCTGCCTTCCTGGACACCTCTCGGCTGGGCTCCTACCGCTTCACCTACCCCCTGGAGGAGCTGCTTAAGAGATACCGGGAACAG CTATGCGTTGGACACGAGCCAATCCTGCGTGTGTATGAGACAGTCCTGTACAAACAGGAGGTGATGTACTCAGTGCTAGTCCACAGTCACTACAACAACGACCTCTTTGAGAAGTACCCTCTCCTCCAGGACAATGACGATGGAGTCTGCGCTTACAGAGATGGACAAATCATTTGGAGACCCGAGGCCATGTGTGAGACACACAG CTTCAAACTGGTGCCAAAGCCCTACCAGAACCAGTATGTAGCCCACCTGATTCCTGATCCACAGAAACACCAGTTCTACGTTTGGGACAACATTGCTGTAGCGTTCCACATGGACGGTTCACAG ATGTTGAACTTCGATATGTACAATTTGAGAGGCCATCTGAGATTCTGTGAGCCAGGAACGCCACCAATTTCCCCCACCTGTGAGTTCACCACATACGAGGAGGCCAAAGACATGGTAGACTGCTATTGGCCTTACTACCATACCCCCCTGTTCTGA